The DNA sequence TGTGAGGAAAAAAGTATTTTGGGATATAGTAACCATGGTTTGTATGTATGTAAGAAAGTGTATTGATATTAGTAAAATTCATTCTGACATAGACCTAGTATAGCTAATAGTGATCTTGGAGAAATACCATAACTTTTCTCATACTAATTATAGGCATTATTTTTCATCAAATATTTTTATCAAAGTCTGAAAGCAAATGGCCTGGTTTGATACTACCTTTAATAACGTTCGCCTTTTCACTTTTAGCCATTTTAAATATTATGGGAGAGTCTGGTCAATCAATATTTGAAGTTATTATTCAGACGATTTTTGCACTTGTTCTTTTTAATATACCAACATTTATTTTAATAGCTATATATTTTGCTTGTAGAGAAAAAGTCAAGAAGAGTAATGAGATTGAAAAAATGAATAAACAAGACCTGTAAAGAGTTGAAAAGAAGCTGAAATAAGTCAGTTTCTTTTTTTATGGGATTAAATGTATTCAATTTGGTATAAAAAAGCGTCATATAATTGCTTTGGAATAAAAAACAGAATTATACAATAAAATACACCCAAAGGCTTTGAAGTGTAGTATAATTATGAAAGAAATAGATTAAATAAGAAAATGCAATTAGACCATAAGGTGAGCTAATACATAAGTGGTATTCGAGAAATAACCGTCGCAGATACCACCAAAATGACGAATAATCAGACGTAAAATTCAGAAATACAATAGTTATGTGAAATTCAACACTAGTTTGTAAAGATTGGAGAGTTTATGAAAAGGCGATTAATACTTGGTGTTTCAGTAATCATTATTTTGTTATGTGTTTACTTATATAAAGTTGGATATGTTAATATATGGATAAATGGTATGGGAGCAATATTTCACAATACTGAGCATTATACAGATGTGGATAGTGAGATGATTTCAGAGACTTTTAGGTTTAAGATTGACTTAATGAATTTAGAAACTAATGAAGGAATAGAAGTTTTTAATGATGGAGTACATACCATTAATGTAAATAAAGTTGGACATAATGGAAGTGTAAGTAGTGGTGGATATTATATAAGTTTCGCTGCATCGGGCATATATTCAATAGAAGGGGCTTCTTTAATATCAGCTATTGAAAGTAAGAACGTTGGGTATAACATATCAACAACAAATCTGATTTCAAGATTAAAGGCTAATTATAAAGGAATAGAATATGACTGCTCATTACAAGGTATTGGAGGTTTAGGAGACAGTTTTTCTTTTTATATTTTTCCATCATCAGCGTATGATAATGGTGATATAACTTTAAATGAAACAGGTGTAGTGGAGTTAGAATTAATTAATTTATACAAGAATGTTTGGAGAAGAATTGATTAATAACTTCCGTGTTAAACTTCACATAACAAGATTATTCCCGTTCGCTTTGCACATTCCTTCACTGGGTGCAAGCACCGCCTACGAAGTAGGGCTATGAGGGTCCAGTTCAGAGACGTCGGAGATACGAAACGTTAGCTGAAATTAACGCTAATTTTTTTGGAGGAAATATGATAAATAATAAAAATTACAAACTAAATAATAAGGCAGATAAAGAATTTAACTACTCGAATTTATGGTGTGTTGAAGAATATTCTAATTTTAAAAGAGTAACTGTTGCACCACAAAAAAATCATGTTAATATTATGCTTGATTTATTAAAAGAGATATCATCACCTTATTGGATTCTTTATGTTTGATTTTTGAGAGAGGGTGTATTTTAATGAAAAAGATAGGAATGATTGGTGGATTTGGTCCTGAGTCTACTCTTGACTATTACCGTTTATTAATTGATCAATATCATCAATTACATGGCGAGGGAGGTCTACCTGAAATAATAATTTATAGCATGGATATTTATTTTTTACTTAATACAGTTGAGCAAAAACGATGGGATGATTTGATAGAATATCTTTTGAAGGGCATTAATACTCTTGCTAAAGCTGGTGCGGATTTTGGATTTATTTCAGCTAATACTCCGCACATTGTGTTTAGTAGATTGAAAAGCTTATCTCCGATACCCCTGATAAGCATAGTTGAGGAGACAAGCAAGAAAACTAAAGAAATCGGATTACAAAAAGTGGGTCTACTTGGGACAAGTTATACGATGCAATCAAGTTTTTTTCAGGAGGTATTTGCTAACGACAATATCTTAATTGTTGTACCTCGAGAAGAGGAACAAGAATACATCCAACATAAATTAATGACAGAGATAGAATTAGGAGAATTTAATGAAGGAACCCGTAAAGGGTTGCTTGGAATAGTTAAACGAATGGTCGATGAGGAATCAATAGAGGGATTGATTCTTGGGTGTAC is a window from the Natranaerovirga pectinivora genome containing:
- a CDS encoding aspartate/glutamate racemase family protein, which encodes MKKIGMIGGFGPESTLDYYRLLIDQYHQLHGEGGLPEIIIYSMDIYFLLNTVEQKRWDDLIEYLLKGINTLAKAGADFGFISANTPHIVFSRLKSLSPIPLISIVEETSKKTKEIGLQKVGLLGTSYTMQSSFFQEVFANDNILIVVPREEEQEYIQHKLMTEIELGEFNEGTRKGLLGIVKRMVDEESIEGLILGCTELPLILIKDEFGIPFLNTTKIHVDSVIRYYLKEN